The Pantoea sp. At-9b genome includes a window with the following:
- a CDS encoding nucleoside-specific channel-forming protein Tsx — protein sequence MKYKALIAGALLASSWTGATQAADSNPQYLSDWWHQSVNVVGSYHTRFGPQFNNDVYLEYEAFAKKDWFDFYGYADLTNFFGLGNSNANGIFDHGSPLFMEIEPRFSIDKLTGTSLAFGPFKEWYFANNYIYDMGRNASQRQNTWYMGLGTDIDTHSDVGLSLNVYAKYQWQNYGAANENSWDGYRFKVKYFVPITELWGGKLSYIGFTNFDWGSDLRDETGPSRTSNSIASSHILSLNYDHWHVSTVARYFHNGGQWADGQELNFGNGPFEVKSTGWGYYLVVGYNF from the coding sequence ATGAAATATAAAGCATTGATAGCAGGGGCCTTACTGGCCAGCAGCTGGACCGGCGCAACGCAAGCAGCAGACAGCAACCCGCAATACCTCTCCGACTGGTGGCACCAGAGCGTCAACGTCGTCGGCAGCTACCACACCCGTTTCGGACCACAGTTTAATAACGATGTGTATCTGGAATACGAAGCCTTTGCCAAAAAGGACTGGTTTGATTTCTACGGCTACGCCGATCTGACCAACTTCTTCGGTTTGGGCAACAGCAACGCTAACGGCATTTTCGACCACGGTTCGCCGCTGTTCATGGAAATTGAGCCGCGTTTCTCCATCGATAAGCTGACCGGCACCAGCCTGGCATTCGGTCCGTTTAAAGAGTGGTATTTTGCCAACAACTACATCTACGACATGGGTCGCAACGCGTCGCAGCGCCAGAACACCTGGTACATGGGTCTGGGCACCGATATCGACACCCATTCTGATGTTGGCCTGTCACTGAACGTGTACGCCAAATACCAGTGGCAGAACTACGGTGCGGCGAACGAAAACAGCTGGGATGGTTATCGCTTCAAAGTGAAATACTTTGTGCCAATTACCGAACTGTGGGGCGGTAAGCTGAGCTATATCGGCTTCACCAACTTTGACTGGGGTTCCGATCTGCGTGACGAAACCGGTCCGTCCCGTACCAGCAACTCGATCGCGTCCAGCCACATTCTGTCGCTGAACTACGACCACTGGCACGTTTCTACCGTGGCGCGTTATTTCCACAACGGTGGACAATGGGCGGATGGCCAGGAGCTGAACTTTGGCAACGGTCCGTTTGAAGTGAAATCAACCGGCTGGGGTTACTACCTGGTTGTGGGTTACAACTTCTGA
- a CDS encoding HAMP domain-containing sensor histidine kinase, translating to MKPFTFMRSLRNKLLTTLLVMHLAMIGGVTSYFYSCYGDMIGNMKDDQLAKIADAWASSKRIPALMPLMLNADKLKSAYVVQLWDDNDQLRASSWPELNAPLQTKKGWSDVKIGDCEDCDWRVFNRPGEPGSEIASIQVLYNIGYMKSVMVKRALSAIIPLILMMPLSLLVIWLVVRAITRDLRVASRQIAAQETLHPDSVPPDGLPDEILPLVAAYNSLLDKLRAAWSSQRQFLEDAAHELRTPVTAVTLQLENLRQHIQPGEASRQFDQLEAGVTRTRHLVTQLLNISRQEDQSVVATVENIELEDLLKESIEQLMVVADKRGIDIGFNGTTHYRIQASRSDLRSLFDNLIGNAMLHTPEGSLVDVLLHRVGNHTVVDIVDNGPGMPEGFIERAFDRFTRSPDVQAQGSGLGLSIVRSVAQKNRIQVALSNCLNPQGKICGLQVRVTLP from the coding sequence ATGAAACCCTTCACCTTTATGCGTTCCTTACGTAACAAACTGCTGACTACCCTGCTGGTTATGCATCTGGCGATGATCGGCGGTGTCACCTCCTATTTTTACAGCTGCTACGGCGACATGATCGGCAATATGAAAGACGATCAGCTGGCGAAGATCGCCGATGCCTGGGCCAGCAGCAAACGCATCCCCGCGCTGATGCCGTTGATGCTCAACGCCGACAAGCTCAAAAGCGCCTATGTGGTGCAGCTGTGGGATGACAATGACCAGCTACGCGCCAGTTCCTGGCCGGAGTTAAATGCGCCGCTGCAAACGAAAAAGGGCTGGAGTGACGTCAAAATCGGGGACTGTGAAGATTGCGACTGGCGCGTCTTCAATCGCCCCGGTGAACCCGGCAGTGAAATCGCTTCCATTCAGGTGCTCTACAACATCGGCTATATGAAGAGCGTGATGGTAAAACGCGCGCTATCCGCCATTATTCCGTTGATTTTAATGATGCCGCTCTCCCTGCTGGTGATCTGGCTGGTGGTACGTGCCATTACGCGCGATTTACGCGTGGCATCGCGCCAGATTGCCGCCCAGGAGACGCTGCATCCCGACAGCGTACCGCCGGATGGCCTGCCTGACGAAATCCTGCCGTTGGTCGCGGCCTATAACTCCCTGCTTGATAAACTGCGCGCCGCCTGGTCATCACAGCGACAGTTCCTCGAAGATGCCGCACATGAGTTGCGGACACCGGTCACGGCGGTGACGTTGCAACTGGAAAACCTGCGGCAGCATATTCAGCCGGGTGAGGCCAGTCGCCAGTTTGATCAGCTGGAAGCGGGTGTCACGCGTACTCGCCATCTGGTGACGCAATTGCTGAACATCTCGCGCCAGGAAGATCAGTCGGTGGTCGCCACGGTAGAAAATATTGAGCTGGAAGACCTGCTGAAGGAGAGCATTGAACAGCTGATGGTGGTGGCCGATAAGCGTGGCATCGATATCGGTTTTAACGGCACCACCCATTACCGTATCCAGGCCAGCCGCTCTGATTTACGCAGTCTGTTTGACAACCTGATCGGCAATGCCATGCTGCATACCCCTGAAGGGAGTCTGGTGGATGTGCTACTGCATCGCGTCGGCAACCACACCGTGGTGGATATTGTTGATAACGGGCCGGGTATGCCGGAAGGCTTTATTGAACGCGCGTTTGACCGCTTTACCCGTTCGCCCGATGTACAGGCGCAGGGCAGTGGACTCGGATTGTCCATTGTCCGTAGCGTGGCGCAAAAAAACCGTATCCAGGTTGCGCTGTCAAACTGCCTGAATCCGCAGGGTAAAATTTGCGGTTTGCAGGTACGTGTCACCCTCCCTTAA
- a CDS encoding response regulator, whose protein sequence is MRVLLVEDDEMIGANLQQALEAAGWSVDWVRDGVFATNAWTEGGYSCVLLDLGLPREDGIHVLRRARNRGDMTPVLVLTARDTVAQRVQGLDSGADDYLLKPFDLQEVLARMRAITRRRHGAADSLLGSGDVQLDMMTREVLYKGQREQLTAREYALLYALLERPGAILSREQLENRIYGWGEEVTSNAVDVLIHGMRRKLDNEVIRNVRGLGWRVPAI, encoded by the coding sequence ATGCGTGTGCTGCTGGTTGAAGATGATGAAATGATTGGCGCTAACTTGCAGCAGGCGCTGGAGGCCGCAGGCTGGTCGGTGGACTGGGTACGCGATGGGGTGTTTGCCACCAATGCCTGGACCGAAGGCGGCTACAGCTGCGTGTTGCTCGACCTCGGTTTACCGCGTGAAGATGGCATCCATGTATTGCGTCGCGCCCGCAACCGTGGCGATATGACGCCGGTGCTGGTGCTCACCGCACGGGATACCGTTGCCCAACGCGTCCAGGGTCTCGACAGTGGTGCCGATGATTACCTGCTCAAACCCTTTGATCTGCAAGAGGTGCTGGCGCGAATGCGAGCGATTACCCGACGTCGTCACGGTGCGGCGGATTCCCTGTTAGGCAGCGGCGACGTGCAGCTCGATATGATGACGCGTGAAGTGCTGTACAAAGGGCAGCGCGAGCAACTTACCGCACGTGAATACGCCCTACTTTATGCGCTGCTGGAGCGTCCGGGTGCCATTCTGTCGCGCGAACAACTGGAAAACCGCATCTACGGCTGGGGCGAAGAAGTGACCAGCAATGCGGTTGATGTCTTAATTCACGGCATGCGCCGCAAGCTGGATAACGAAGTGATTCGCAACGTGCGCGGCCTGGGGTGGCGAGTCCCTGCAATATGA
- a CDS encoding helix-turn-helix domain-containing protein, producing the protein MNQSQFIRSLLDWIEDNLGHDLHLDEVARRSGYSRWHLQRLFRQHTGFSLAEYIRQRRLTESALTLLNSDEAILQVAMSYGFDTQQAYTRTFKNYFRVTPGQLRRQRRVEPDRLLFPLAVAS; encoded by the coding sequence ATGAATCAGAGTCAATTTATCCGTAGTTTGCTGGACTGGATAGAAGACAACTTAGGACACGATTTGCATCTGGATGAGGTAGCACGCCGTTCCGGGTATTCCCGCTGGCATCTGCAACGTCTGTTTCGACAGCACACCGGATTTTCACTGGCCGAATACATTCGCCAGCGCCGGTTGACGGAATCGGCGTTGACGCTACTGAACAGTGATGAGGCGATCCTGCAGGTGGCGATGAGCTACGGCTTCGACACGCAGCAGGCTTATACCCGCACCTTTAAAAACTATTTTCGTGTCACCCCGGGTCAGTTGCGTCGTCAGCGCCGCGTTGAACCGGATCGTCTGCTGTTTCCGCTGGCGGTGGCCAGTTGA
- a CDS encoding LysR family transcriptional regulator, whose protein sequence is MDNSDNLTAMMLFARVVERQSFSEAARTLGVSKSYVSREIARLEVRLGIKLLQRTTRKVALTELGQAYYPFCTRLLDEMHRADAFVQQVHQLPTGNVRLQAPVTFGCQCVVPTLNRFIRRHIHINVDLELTDRVSEDPACHADVAIVIRARAPETPDYRELSTIDWGLYAAPDYLAAHPPIDHPEKLTRHDLLLFHGPAHTAALPFRRDKQRLALDVRSRFRANNSMALLNAALAGTGIAYLPAYMTREALVREEIVQVLPEWQMDRLHSYLLLKTQPEPSSPVTLLCDALITALGEN, encoded by the coding sequence ATGGACAACAGCGACAATCTCACCGCCATGATGCTGTTTGCGCGCGTGGTGGAACGGCAAAGTTTCAGTGAAGCGGCCCGCACCTTGGGTGTATCCAAATCCTATGTCAGCCGTGAAATCGCCCGGCTCGAAGTCCGTCTCGGCATCAAGTTATTGCAGCGCACCACGCGCAAAGTGGCGCTGACGGAACTGGGTCAGGCCTATTATCCCTTTTGCACCCGTCTGCTGGATGAAATGCATCGTGCCGATGCGTTTGTACAGCAGGTGCATCAGTTGCCGACCGGCAATGTGCGTTTGCAGGCACCGGTTACCTTTGGTTGTCAGTGTGTGGTGCCGACGTTAAACCGGTTTATTCGCCGCCATATCCATATCAATGTCGATCTTGAATTGACCGATCGCGTCAGTGAAGACCCTGCATGTCACGCGGATGTGGCGATTGTCATTCGTGCGCGAGCGCCGGAAACCCCTGATTATCGCGAATTGAGCACCATCGACTGGGGCTTATACGCCGCCCCGGATTATCTGGCCGCCCATCCGCCTATCGATCATCCGGAAAAACTCACCCGCCACGATCTGCTGCTGTTTCACGGCCCGGCGCATACTGCTGCGCTGCCGTTTCGCCGTGATAAGCAGCGGCTGGCGTTGGATGTTCGCAGCCGCTTCCGTGCCAATAACAGCATGGCACTGCTGAATGCCGCGCTGGCAGGGACCGGGATTGCCTATCTGCCTGCGTATATGACCCGTGAGGCGTTGGTTCGTGAGGAGATTGTGCAGGTGCTGCCGGAGTGGCAAATGGACCGTCTGCACAGCTATTTGTTACTGAAAACGCAACCAGAACCTTCCTCGCCGGTGACGCTGTTGTGCGATGCGCTGATCACTGCCTTGGGTGAGAACTGA
- a CDS encoding MFS transporter: MQQPPTALAPEQQHWKRNLFVCVLGSFSTIAAMTLLLPFLPLYVQQLGVQEPAAIARWSGAAYGAAFLSAAITAPLWGKLADRYGRKLMLIRASLGMAVAMSLIGMATAPWQLVALRLLTGLLGGYASGSTILVAAQTPKEQTGWALGMLSSGIMAGNVVGPLLGGVLPPLIGIRHTFWLTGAVIFLAFLATTFLLKETPRQAKKAVQNSSVEEKAANLPVVRLMWLSGMLLIFANMSIEPIITLYVGQFVSGDHAITATAGLVMSAAALGSILSAPRLGRLADRIGHGRVLIYGLIACALLLIPQAFITAAWQLVVLRFLMGMALGGLMPCVTALIRHNVPQTQVGKMLGYSTSAQYVGQVSGPLFGGFVGGAFGMRPVFLATCVIMMLCALLNARVLRKS; this comes from the coding sequence ATGCAGCAACCTCCAACGGCGTTAGCGCCCGAACAGCAACACTGGAAACGCAATTTATTCGTCTGCGTACTCGGTTCTTTCAGCACCATTGCGGCGATGACGCTGCTGCTGCCGTTTTTACCGCTGTATGTGCAGCAGCTCGGCGTGCAGGAACCGGCAGCGATTGCTCGCTGGTCGGGGGCGGCGTATGGCGCAGCCTTCCTCAGCGCTGCGATCACCGCGCCGCTGTGGGGCAAACTGGCAGATCGTTATGGCCGCAAGCTGATGCTGATCCGTGCCAGTTTGGGCATGGCGGTTGCCATGTCGCTGATTGGTATGGCGACTGCGCCGTGGCAACTGGTTGCATTGCGCCTGCTGACGGGTTTGCTGGGGGGATATGCCTCTGGCTCCACCATCCTGGTGGCGGCACAAACACCGAAAGAGCAGACCGGCTGGGCGCTGGGTATGCTGTCGTCCGGTATTATGGCGGGTAACGTGGTGGGGCCATTGCTGGGTGGGGTGCTGCCGCCGTTGATTGGCATTCGTCATACTTTCTGGCTGACCGGTGCGGTGATTTTTCTCGCTTTCCTCGCCACCACGTTCTTGCTGAAAGAAACGCCGCGTCAGGCAAAAAAAGCGGTGCAGAACAGCAGCGTCGAAGAGAAAGCGGCGAACTTACCGGTGGTGCGTTTGATGTGGTTATCCGGCATGTTGCTGATTTTTGCCAATATGTCGATTGAACCGATTATCACGCTGTATGTCGGGCAGTTTGTCAGTGGCGATCACGCGATTACCGCCACCGCCGGTCTGGTGATGTCGGCTGCTGCGCTGGGTAGTATTCTTTCGGCCCCGCGTCTCGGGCGGCTGGCGGACCGTATCGGTCATGGCCGGGTACTGATTTATGGTTTGATCGCTTGCGCACTGCTGCTGATCCCTCAGGCGTTCATTACCGCAGCCTGGCAACTGGTGGTGCTGCGTTTCCTGATGGGAATGGCATTGGGTGGATTGATGCCGTGTGTCACGGCGTTGATTCGCCACAATGTGCCGCAAACGCAGGTGGGGAAAATGCTGGGATACTCGACATCGGCGCAGTATGTCGGTCAGGTCAGCGGTCCGTTGTTCGGTGGTTTTGTTGGCGGGGCGTTCGGTATGCGTCCGGTGTTTCTGGCAACCTGCGTGATTATGATGCTGTGTGCGCTGCTGAATGCGCGGGTGTTGCGGAAATCGTAA
- a CDS encoding glucose/quinate/shikimate family membrane-bound PQQ-dependent dehydrogenase: MGKNSSSFGVIRFLTVLFALLTGAFMLIGGAWLAAIGGSWYYVIGGVVMLITAILLWRRSGSALVLYALLLLATLVWGVWEVGFDFWALAPRTDVLVIFGIWLVLPFVYRKLNHAGKGALGIMGIALVASALVLAWAVFHDPQELNGTLPATEANAPQAQPLSNIADGDWPAYARDQQGTRFSPLKQINADNVKNLQVAWQFQTGDLKTPNDPGEITDEVTPIKIRDTLYLCSPHQILFALDAKTGKQKWKFDPGLKPNPTFQHVTCRGVSYHEVPAAADASNTQPALCSRRIYLPVNDGRLFALDAETGERCASFGNNGELDLQHKQPVLTPGQYEPTSPPIITDTTIIIAGAVTDNYSTREPSGAIRGFDVNTGKLLWVFDPGAKDPNAIPDDEHTFTMNSPNSWAPAVYDPKLDIVYLPMGVSTPDIWGGNRTPEQERYASSVLALNATTGKLVWSYQTVHHDLWDMDLPSQPTLADITDKDGNTVPVIYAPAKTGNIFVLDRRTGKPVVPAPETPVPQGAAKGDHVSPTQPYSELTFRPKQNLTDKDMWGATMYDQLVCRVIFKRLRYDGPFTPPSEQGTLVFPGNLGMFEWGGIAVDPHRQIAIANPMALPFVSKLIPRGPGNPIEPPKGAEGGSGTETGIQPQYGVPYGVELNAFLSPFGLPCKQPAWGYVSAVDLKTNETVWKKRIGTVRDSAPVPLPFKMGMPMLGGPITTAGNVFFIGATADNYLRAFSTNTGEMLWQARLPAGGQATPMTYEMDGKQYVVIAAGGHGSFGTKLGDYVIAYALPDEK, encoded by the coding sequence ATGGGGAAAAATTCCTCATCTTTTGGCGTAATTCGTTTCCTGACAGTGCTGTTCGCACTGCTGACAGGGGCGTTTATGCTGATTGGCGGCGCGTGGTTAGCCGCCATTGGAGGTTCCTGGTACTACGTAATTGGCGGTGTGGTTATGTTAATCACCGCTATTCTGCTGTGGCGTCGTAGCGGTTCAGCATTGGTATTGTATGCCCTGCTGCTGCTGGCTACGTTGGTGTGGGGCGTATGGGAAGTCGGTTTCGACTTCTGGGCGCTGGCACCGCGTACCGACGTACTGGTGATTTTTGGCATCTGGCTGGTGTTGCCGTTTGTGTATCGCAAACTCAACCACGCCGGAAAAGGTGCACTGGGCATCATGGGCATCGCCCTGGTAGCCAGTGCGCTGGTGCTGGCGTGGGCAGTTTTCCATGATCCGCAGGAGCTGAATGGCACCCTGCCGGCGACGGAAGCAAATGCACCGCAGGCACAACCACTGAGCAACATCGCCGATGGCGACTGGCCTGCTTATGCGCGTGACCAGCAAGGCACCCGCTTCTCACCGCTGAAGCAGATCAATGCAGATAACGTGAAAAATCTGCAAGTTGCCTGGCAGTTCCAGACGGGTGACCTGAAGACGCCAAACGATCCGGGTGAAATCACTGATGAAGTGACCCCGATTAAAATCCGCGACACCCTGTATCTGTGCTCACCGCACCAGATCCTGTTCGCACTGGATGCAAAAACCGGTAAGCAGAAGTGGAAATTTGATCCAGGTCTGAAGCCGAACCCGACCTTCCAGCACGTAACCTGCCGTGGCGTTTCTTACCACGAGGTGCCGGCCGCAGCGGATGCGTCAAATACCCAGCCTGCGCTGTGCTCACGCCGTATTTACCTGCCGGTAAACGACGGTCGTCTGTTCGCGCTGGATGCGGAAACCGGTGAGCGTTGTGCCTCTTTCGGCAACAACGGCGAGCTGGATCTGCAACACAAACAGCCGGTGCTGACCCCGGGCCAGTATGAGCCGACCTCACCGCCAATCATCACCGATACCACCATTATCATTGCCGGTGCGGTGACTGATAACTACTCCACCCGTGAGCCGTCTGGTGCCATCCGTGGCTTTGACGTTAACACCGGTAAACTGCTGTGGGTCTTCGATCCGGGCGCGAAAGATCCGAACGCGATTCCTGATGATGAACACACCTTCACCATGAACTCGCCGAACTCCTGGGCACCGGCGGTATACGATCCGAAACTGGATATCGTTTACCTGCCAATGGGCGTGTCTACCCCGGATATCTGGGGCGGTAACCGCACACCAGAACAGGAGCGCTATGCGAGCAGCGTACTGGCGCTGAACGCCACCACCGGTAAGCTGGTGTGGTCGTATCAGACCGTGCATCACGATCTGTGGGATATGGACCTGCCGTCGCAGCCGACGCTGGCCGATATCACCGATAAAGATGGCAACACCGTACCGGTGATTTATGCTCCGGCGAAAACCGGTAACATCTTTGTGCTGGATCGTCGCACCGGTAAGCCAGTGGTGCCGGCACCGGAAACCCCGGTTCCGCAGGGCGCGGCTAAAGGTGACCACGTCTCCCCGACACAGCCTTATTCAGAACTGACCTTCCGTCCGAAGCAGAATCTGACAGATAAGGATATGTGGGGCGCAACCATGTACGACCAGCTGGTGTGCCGCGTGATCTTCAAGCGTCTGCGCTATGACGGTCCGTTCACCCCGCCGTCAGAGCAAGGTACGCTGGTCTTCCCTGGCAACCTTGGTATGTTCGAATGGGGTGGCATTGCGGTCGATCCGCATCGTCAGATCGCGATCGCTAACCCGATGGCGCTGCCGTTCGTCTCCAAACTGATTCCGCGCGGTCCGGGCAACCCGATCGAGCCGCCGAAAGGTGCGGAAGGCGGTTCTGGTACCGAAACCGGTATCCAGCCGCAATACGGTGTGCCGTATGGCGTGGAGCTGAACGCGTTCCTGTCACCGTTTGGTCTGCCGTGTAAACAACCGGCGTGGGGCTATGTCTCTGCCGTTGACCTGAAAACCAACGAAACCGTGTGGAAAAAACGCATTGGTACGGTTCGCGATAGCGCACCGGTTCCGCTGCCGTTCAAGATGGGTATGCCGATGCTCGGCGGTCCGATCACCACTGCCGGTAACGTGTTCTTCATCGGTGCGACCGCAGATAACTACCTGCGTGCCTTCAGCACCAACACCGGTGAAATGCTGTGGCAGGCACGTCTGCCAGCAGGCGGCCAGGCAACGCCGATGACCTACGAAATGGATGGCAAGCAGTACGTTGTCATCGCTGCCGGTGGTCACGGTTCGTTTGGCACCAAGCTGGGCGATTATGTCATTGCCTACGCACTGCCGGATGAGAAGTAA
- a CDS encoding MFS transporter, with product MASLTPAADGSLLQHRSFVAFWLARTCSSFGFQMFSVAVSWQIYSLTNSAMALGMIGLMQFLPSVLLALPAGHLADQFDRRRIVLLGQLVEWGSLLALVALTLFNWADKTAIWSLVFLIAVAKALEWPALSSMLPALVPPQILARATAANAVGGQAAVIIGPTLGGLLYVAGPDVVYGVSALFYLFSLLLVSRIRYERPPQTRLPMNLTNLFAGVHFIRERKDVLGVISLDLFAVLLGGATALLPIFAKDILHTGPWGLGMLRGAPSVGALVVGIWLSRHKLEKHVGMIMFGAVAGFGVATLIFALSSQLWLSLLALAALGAFDMVSMVIRGALVQLDTPDDMRGRVNAVNAIFINTSNQLGEFESGMLAAWLGAVPAAALGGIGTLVVVAIWMTIFPHLRKRQRLENEAVVPQATKTGQQAG from the coding sequence ATGGCTTCACTGACACCGGCAGCGGATGGTTCGCTGCTGCAACACAGGTCGTTTGTCGCCTTCTGGCTGGCACGTACCTGTTCATCTTTTGGTTTCCAGATGTTTTCCGTTGCTGTCAGCTGGCAGATCTACTCGCTGACCAACAGCGCGATGGCGTTGGGGATGATCGGCCTGATGCAGTTTCTGCCATCGGTATTGCTGGCGTTACCTGCCGGGCATCTGGCAGATCAGTTTGATCGGCGGCGTATCGTGCTGCTGGGGCAGCTGGTCGAGTGGGGATCGCTGTTGGCATTAGTGGCGCTGACGTTATTCAACTGGGCAGATAAAACCGCGATCTGGAGCCTGGTATTTCTGATTGCCGTCGCGAAGGCGTTGGAGTGGCCAGCTTTATCCTCAATGCTCCCTGCGCTGGTGCCGCCACAGATTTTGGCACGCGCCACAGCGGCTAACGCGGTCGGCGGCCAGGCGGCGGTGATCATCGGGCCTACACTCGGTGGCTTGCTGTATGTGGCCGGACCGGATGTGGTGTACGGCGTCTCCGCATTGTTCTATCTGTTCTCGCTGCTGCTGGTAAGCCGTATCCGCTATGAACGTCCGCCGCAGACGCGCCTGCCGATGAACCTCACCAACCTGTTTGCCGGTGTGCATTTCATCCGTGAGCGCAAGGATGTGTTGGGGGTGATTTCACTCGATCTGTTTGCGGTGTTGCTGGGTGGCGCAACGGCATTGTTGCCGATCTTCGCCAAAGATATTCTGCACACCGGTCCCTGGGGACTGGGGATGTTACGTGGTGCGCCGTCAGTCGGGGCGCTGGTGGTTGGCATATGGCTGAGTCGCCACAAGCTGGAAAAACACGTCGGGATGATTATGTTTGGTGCCGTGGCCGGTTTTGGCGTGGCGACGCTGATCTTCGCACTCTCCAGCCAACTGTGGCTGTCGCTGCTGGCGCTGGCGGCGCTGGGGGCATTTGATATGGTCAGCATGGTGATTCGCGGTGCGCTGGTGCAGCTGGATACCCCGGATGATATGCGTGGTCGCGTCAACGCGGTGAACGCCATCTTTATTAATACCTCCAACCAACTGGGCGAGTTTGAATCCGGCATGCTGGCGGCCTGGCTCGGTGCGGTGCCTGCGGCGGCGTTGGGCGGTATTGGTACGTTGGTGGTGGTGGCTATCTGGATGACTATTTTCCCACATCTGCGCAAACGTCAGCGGTTGGAGAACGAAGCGGTGGTGCCACAGGCAACAAAAACCGGCCAACAGGCCGGTTAA
- a CDS encoding Gfo/Idh/MocA family protein has translation MKVGIIGLGFRLSHVVKEFSKADTEFSVVGYVDPAPAGLPNLHTFGIDPGKAFDSIDALLNHGGFDLLLVGSPNFMHLEHIRQGLAAGYTVFTEKPVVINEEQTMAMAQLVQQYGHERILVGLVLRYSPLYHDLLAARDDNRLGEITSIEATEHIKPYHGAFFQRDWRRLEKYAGPYILEKCCHDIDLYQGLMGERPVRVASFGGRKSFTPQHAPQGAVTADAELYHVKPSGWSSTDAVFDSDADIVDYQTALIEYAGGATLAFHANLNVPDEFRRFCVMGTDGMAEGDFVRNYFRVHNARTGEREVDTVYSGNAYDGHYGADALMAEEIVKHIKQGTPLKVTVVDALEAGLTAIKIDEARKSKTVVDMTESWKQFDASLGKTAAV, from the coding sequence ATGAAAGTGGGCATTATTGGTCTTGGCTTTCGTCTTTCCCATGTGGTGAAAGAGTTCAGCAAAGCCGATACAGAGTTCTCCGTCGTGGGTTATGTCGATCCGGCTCCGGCGGGTTTACCTAATCTTCACACCTTCGGCATCGATCCCGGCAAGGCATTCGACAGCATCGACGCACTGCTGAATCATGGCGGCTTTGATCTGTTATTGGTGGGTTCGCCGAACTTTATGCACCTTGAGCATATTCGCCAGGGGTTGGCTGCGGGTTATACCGTCTTCACCGAAAAGCCGGTGGTGATTAACGAAGAGCAGACCATGGCGATGGCACAGCTGGTGCAGCAGTACGGTCACGAGCGCATTCTGGTCGGTCTGGTGCTGCGCTACTCGCCGTTATACCACGACCTGCTGGCAGCGCGTGATGACAACCGCCTTGGTGAAATCACCTCCATCGAAGCGACCGAACATATCAAGCCGTACCACGGTGCCTTCTTCCAGCGCGACTGGCGTCGCCTGGAGAAATACGCCGGTCCCTACATTCTGGAAAAATGCTGCCACGATATCGATCTGTACCAGGGATTGATGGGAGAGCGTCCGGTGCGCGTCGCCAGCTTTGGCGGTCGTAAATCCTTTACCCCGCAACATGCCCCGCAGGGTGCGGTTACCGCAGATGCCGAACTGTATCACGTCAAGCCGAGTGGCTGGTCAAGCACCGACGCGGTGTTCGATAGCGACGCCGATATCGTTGACTACCAGACAGCGCTAATTGAATACGCGGGTGGTGCCACCCTCGCTTTTCACGCCAACCTTAACGTGCCGGATGAGTTCCGTCGTTTCTGCGTCATGGGCACCGACGGCATGGCGGAAGGCGACTTTGTACGTAACTACTTCCGCGTGCACAACGCCCGTACCGGCGAGCGTGAAGTCGACACTGTGTACAGCGGCAACGCTTACGATGGTCACTACGGCGCGGATGCGCTGATGGCCGAAGAAATTGTGAAGCACATTAAACAAGGAACGCCGCTGAAGGTCACGGTGGTGGACGCGCTGGAAGCGGGACTCACCGCGATCAAAATCGACGAAGCGCGAAAATCGAAAACCGTGGTGGATATGACAGAAAGCTGGAAACAATTTGACGCCAGCCTGGGGAAAACAGCGGCCGTCTGA